The following is a genomic window from Strix uralensis isolate ZFMK-TIS-50842 chromosome 3, bStrUra1, whole genome shotgun sequence.
CGCAGTGTACATCAACCTTTAGTTGAATCCATTCCAACGTGCAATTTGCAGTGTTGGTTATAGAGAAATTTCACTGatgtttggggtttatttttgtttttactaatgAAAAGTGCTATAAAATGGCATTTCTCAGTagttattttaaatcaaatgGCCATCCTACTATCtttgtgaataaaaaaaatatgtgtgTAGCCTCCCATTGTTATGTAGCAATACGAGTATGGAGGGTATAAGGATATACCTAACATTTAGGTATATTTTCTAAATTATGTAATTTAGCAGCATTATCATGATAAAAAAAATTCTGGTCACAGATTGCTGGAGGCTGCAGTGTGCTTCAGACAAGTATCACCACATTCTTGCTATTTTTATAATGCTTCCTCAAGCACCTGGTTGTGACAACTGTTGAAAAATGGCCCATCTAGACTAGATGGGCCTTTGATCTGGCACAATATGGctgttcttctgcttcttcctttaaaaaattgcTAATGGAAGCTGGTCAGAAGTTGTTATTGTCTCATATGCAGCTTTTCTTATTTACAGACAAGAGATTGAGTAACTATGCAAAAAGAATACTGAAATCATACTGTTCTGTGGTTTAAAGTATTTACTAGTGGGATTTCAAAGTCTGAAAACGTTCTAACTTACTAGTTGTCATAAATGACTGACGAACAAGAAAGTTTAGTTGCTGCATCaatttagcactttttttttaaaatcaggttaCTTCACTGATAAGTTCAAACAGAAAACTGCTAATTTCACAATCCCCTTTAAGAAGCCCCTTTTTAAATGGAACTATTCCTATAAGTTACCAGATTAAAACCCTTAATTATAATCAATGTTCACCTCTGAAATACAGTAAGAATTGCTTGCTGGCACAAAATGTGTAATTAAGAATTAAATATTCAAAAAGTAATACCTGATATTTGAGGAGTCTATTGAATTCTTAATGTCATTTAATGAATCTGTTAGTGATTTAAATTCAAAGGAATTCAGATCACCTCCTTCTGCTAGACACTgtaggagaagaaaacaaagaatgttCTCACAGTTCGGCACAAAGAAACTGACAGAGCTTTAACACTAAGTATTTTACGGGAGAAACTATTTTTTGCAAACATATTACCTTAATCTGCAGTAATATTGCTGTCAGTCTAGAGATTAGATCAGTTAAATTTTCGCTCTCAACACAAAGCTGTCCTGTTGTCGAGGAATTTGCTTGCCTGACGAtctcctgagcctcctcttcACACCTACGCCTCAGATCTGTGGGTTGGTCGGCAGGCTGGAGGCCCTGGTCAGGAGCAAGCTGTACagataaaatgaagagaaattaagAATAAAGATCTCCTTTGCCTTTGGTGTATGTGTGAAGTGACATGTGATTTCACAGAGAGTTCACAGGTATATAGTACgcagtattttttctgcatttatgtaCATGTATGTCTATTTCAAAACTGGCCACTGGCATCAGCAAAAGTGTCTGCATTCTGGtgaaagaaacagagacagacagacaaaggctgcaaggagagagagagagagagagagaggaatcCAATACAGCTATTACTAGTTTCATTTCAAAGTGATACCCGCCCCCCACGCCCTATTCCCAGgaaattctaaattttttttgtacttAGGTTAAGCAAAACCAAGTACCTACAGATTCCAGCAAAATCTTACCTCATAACAATACTGTTGAACTTTATGCAAAACTTTATTTAAGTCTTTGTTTAGTTGTTCTAGATCTAGAACAATAGTTGCATATCTCCTCTGAAACTCAATGCCTATTGGCATAGAATAGGATTTCTGTGAAAAAGACAAAGCATATTGAAGTTAATGCAACACTGTACGTTTATATCTTTTGAACGCATCAAAAGGAATTTTCACTTGGAAATAACACTGAGGTATTTGAAATCCCagtgtttaacagaaaaatgttaacatACAAAAGATTGAAATGTAGTATCGCCATTTAAAACTCCAAGTGACAACTGTGTAGTAACTACCATGCTTTTACTCACTTCATAAAGTGCTATGATAATCTGTGGTGTTAAATGCTAGAGAAGATAACTGTGGTCTGACCTGCTTATATCTCCAGCAGCTGGGTATGGCTTCTCTCTAACTGTATGTCCTCCTGTCAGTAGGAGGCCAGTATAGCACAATATGGCCACAACCACCTCTGCTGCAGGATGGGAAGCACAGTTGTCTACTAAGTTAGTGGTCACTTGAGGAGGACCCAGTGCTACACACCTTCTGTTACAGCTAACAATTCTGCCAGAAAAGAAAGTTACTAGAGCTTATATTTGGTAACATAAGTATTTTGGGTAAGCACAATTTtccacaaaaaacccacccaaaccagaATACAGTGCTTTTTTCTCATATAGTTTTCAGAATGTGTCTCGACACTGTTTGGATGATATCtatgaaactgaaacaaaacatacAATATATTATAAAATTTCCTTCACAAATGGTCTCTTGCAAGGTAAGCTGGATGTATTTCCACTGCTTCTCAGCCACAAGTCTGAGGTACAGGTACCTCAACAATCAAACCTGTAGCTATGGATTTTACACCACGAGATAAACTGCAAAGTCAAGAGCCTTCATCAGGAGGATCCAGGTCAAAAGCTCAACATCAAGGTTTCAGTTATCAGTTCAGTTCAAAGTTCTCCATTAAACTTTATCACTGAAATGATCTCTAGGGATTTACAAATGTGAATACCAAATAAACAGGACTTTAAACTAACACTGTAACTTCAGAATTCACCTAAGAGCAAATTGGAAACCAGCATAAATTTGATGTACTTCCTGCAGCTCTGGAACACAAGGAAAACATTGTAACCTTCAGACCTTCATCAGTGACTAGCCCCCCCGCCGAGAGCAGACTGTACAGCTCCAGGTTAGCTGTGAAAGCCGCAGACAATTGTGAATTCCCCATCAGAGAGGAAAGACTAAGGGAAATATTTCTCAGCACCAGCACTATTTCTGACCCGGGAGCAATCCAAGATCTGGAAACACTAGCAAACAGCTGAACTGGCAGACAAAAGGTGGACAGCTTTGAGAAGATGGAAACAGATAACATCTCTGTGTCACTGAGAATCTACATGCTTCTCTGGAATGACCAGCATCACCTTTACCTTGTCTTTATTGCAGGTCATGTCAAAAAATGAACTAACCATTTGGataaacaaattaaataaaaaggatgGCTATCAGAAAAATGTTTACCGTTTTATGTACTTAGTAACTCGTTTATAAGCCTACAATCAAGACTTGTATAGTGATGTCAAGATGCATAACTATTAATAAGCTgtcctttcagaaaaataaaatagaaaatgtgcAGTTGTATGTATTAATAGCTCCTCTGAAGGCATCCCCTGCCTCATGTAAATTTATTATTACTGACAGATAATAATGGACTACATTCAGTACCAGTTCTGATTTTGGTCAGTTCTGTTTACTTCTATATTGGATCAGTTGTTTAAAAAAGTCTCCATAAAAGGATTGCTTTAAACCAAACAGTGGTGCTACTCTAAATCACACCTGTACAAATTGTAATCGAAGTCTGACAATTAAACTATACTTGAATGAACTCAAAGGACTCTGTTTTATTCATGTTCAGGTATGTTATTGATGTTCAAGTGGATTGGTGCCAGAAAAAGATTCTTgttcaaagaaaatacattttaaaggagAAACAACATACACTCAGCAGCACAAATGTAGATGGGATTGCCAAGGGACAAAGAGGATTAGAAGACAGCCTAAGAATATGGCCCAATAGAAAGGTATCACGTCCTCTATTTTTATCAGGACAGCCTTGAATAGTAACAGAGGTTGCTTTATGATTGCTGGTTAACAAAGGAAACAGCGCAAGGGAGGACTTTCAAAAGAATCTCAAAGTCCTTATCTAGGCTATAACTGAGCTAAAATATATCAAATCTAACATTTATTTCTAGATCTCCTTCTTCCCTGttgcttttttgctctttcaatTTTGTGGAATAAGAATatcaaggaaaataataatacagTTAATTTATGACTTAGTAGCTGAGCGACATGTTAATATCTAGATTCTTGTCAGAGGCAGTATACTGTCATTCCTATGGATTTCCTTATCTATGCAAAAGTACTAATAtctcagtaaaaacaaaaaggtttttagtttgttttaaaaagagctgGTAATTTTTCAGTATCATAATTACAGATTGCAGTGGTATGTTTTTGCACACTATTAATATGCaaaatcaaaagacaaaacatttgATGCACAGGAGAAAGTAATGTAGCAACTGAAATGATAACAAGGTTTTGAAGAGCAGTACCAcagcacaaaagaagaaaattacagagACATAGGGATGGGGCAGTAGGAAGCAGAATAACAATGCACATGTGCACATGATCactgaagggaagagggaaatcTTACCACAATAAATCAAATCCTTCAACattcaaatattttacatgaaaaaaaacagctttttggcCCCAAGAAATAAAAAGGACTCCTCTTCCTCTGCACAAACCTTTAACCTTCTGTCTGTACGTTGTAGAGACAACTGTCTGAATGGGTGCTAGCAAAAGGTTGAGACTGATAGCTTTCCACTTTCATGTTGATTGATAGCCATGGGTGGTAGAAAAGGCATTCTTATCATTTTGATTTACTGACTGATGATTAGATAAAGCCTAGCAAGAAAAACTATTCTGCTGCTGCTAATTATGCTGTAGCTGCTCTGGTACTGTAATTTTAAATGCTGGTCAAGGGCACTCAGAGCTTTACATAGAAAATCTCTGAACTGAGTtattgtttcagccagaaagCTTAATAAATAAGTACCTaccatctgcaaaataaaattatgatgaATGTCTTACCATATGAACTTGTACCCAAGGTTCTCAAAGTACATACTATTTCCTTACTTTACGTGTCAACTGACATACACTATCCCGATGTTAACATTCATCAGTTTCCACAGCATGTTTTCAAAAGAGAATATTTGAAACAACTGACCTCTgacttgtctttaaaaaaaataattcacattaTAGAAAGCgatgaaatacagaattttatcTAGACTCTGGTTTTAATTGTCTCTATTTGCATTAGCTGTTAAAGCATATCCTCttttaagaactgaaaagagAACATTCTCAccagcttttctgcttctgtattCATCTCTCTCAATTGTTTGATGTGTTCCTTCTTGATCATAAGGATTTTCGATAACCTGGTCTAAAACAAAGGAACTATTTTTAGAATGAATAGGTCCTTAGTTTTGAAATGCCATAGAAATTCAAgataataaaatctgtatttctttcacataattttaaaatacatttctcagtTGTTCATCAAGTtaagatgctgaaataaaaattaattaaacgATGGATTTTCCAgagatttttaaagcattttcaagtGCCCTAGATTGGAGAAGGATAAAATCCATCAGCTGAAATTCCCTATAGGAAGACTAATATAATTTATAGCAGCTAGAGGCTGAAGAATCAAGAGTCTTCTTTTTTTGCAGCCTGAAGGAAAGCAAAGGGTGTTATCATCATGTACTACAATTAATATCACTCACCTTACCATACCTTTTTTCACACAGTTCTCAGCTTGTTCTCAGCTGTGCCCTTGACCGAGCACCAGCTCTTTGTGCACACTCCTGCAGTAAAACCTGGTATAGAGATTGGATCTATTTTATACAGAACAACTCTGGGCTTTCCATTTCCCTCTTTCATGATGGGAATACCTTGTTTCTGCTGCCCTTGGGACCTAGCAGGCTGAAGTGGAAATCACTGGGAGTGCTCTCAATACACACATCACTCCTAAAACTATTCATAGTCTCCAGGGCCCCGAGAGAAATCCTAGCTCCACTACAACCAGCAACAGTTTTATTACTGATGTAAACAGAGCCAAGATTTCAGGTTTTATAAATTTCAGAGGGGTTAACTGCATCCTAGTAACAGAACATGGGACTGGGAGAAATAGGAACTCCTAGTTCAACATATATCTGCTTATATATAATCCCCTTTGTTGATTTTCAAATTCAGTCTTAACACAGCCAGGTTTCTTGCCCTCACAAATCCTAATGGAAGATTGTTCCAGGATCTCTTTCAGCTAATTATGAATATTCTTTGAATTTCCATGTTAAATGCATTCTTGTTCACTCCACAGTAATTTGTTCTGCCAAAGCTGTTTTTCAGCTAAATATAGGCTCTCCCTCCTTGTATTTATCCCTGTTTATTCAGAGACAGTAAAAGCATCTCATCTCCACCGTTCTTTCACTAGACTAATCAAAACCCAAGCCTTTCCAGTCTCCTCTCCCCAAAAAGGCTCTTGATCTCCTAAACTTTTGTGGACCTTTCTATAtcttttttccattcattttttccTAAACGTGAGCAACAGGAAGCCTGTGCCAGCATTCCAAATGAGAGACCTGTAAACTAGACCTGTAAACCAGCATCAATACTTAACTCCTTCTACCACAAATACTTTGCCAGATGCATTTTACGAGCAGATGGCAAGCCATGGTTAGATGCACAGAGGCAATACTGCATAGGTTATCACTTCTCCAATTCTAGCTGCTCATTTCTGTCCTTGTACTATCCCCCAATGACCATGCTGAGCCAGCACTTGCATTTTTGCAGCTACATGAAGAACCCAATCAAGGGGACCAATAATGACAAACCAATAAATTCagaaaaggcaaggaaaagaagttttaaaattgttAACTTGTGAGCTGGGTTATCTCTCTGATCTAGTTTCTAACACTCCACACAAATGCTCGTGTTGGCAAAAAAACACCTGGGAGGAAGGAAAGCACCATACACCATCTGTCACTGCTGCCAAAAACTTACTTGTCAAACTCTGCTGTCGTCACCACCCAGCAACTGCCTAACATGTCTAAGTCCTTCCCCTTCATGAAGCTGGTGAGTCCCCAACTTAATGCAGAATATGTTATTTGTCCCCAAAACTTGCAAGGTTTTTGATGCTTAACTTCTACTTTGATGTCCAgacatatttcacagaatcacagaatcatctaggttggaaaagaccttgaagatcatctaggaTGATATTTGAGGATGCAGGGCCCTAGTTCTCCAGCTCGTGAGCTTGGATTTTATATTATATTCATCCTATTCCCAGATATACTCCAGTGATCAAGATAATCTGATTCTTTCTACAAGAAACTCTGACCTTTCACTGTATCTATGATGTCTACCAACTTTCTCTCATTGgtacattttattaaatagaGTTCCATTTTCATCTGTTGGTATAATCAGTGAATGCTTTAACTCAGTTCAGCCCTATTTTCCTTGAGAAATTCTTGCCTAACAGTCTCATTAAACTGGAAATGAGTTTTTAGTACAATGCCTTTCCACATcaaaagagattaagaaacaACCAGTATGTTTAGGTTTGTActttagatttaatttttcagtcaaaagagTATTTATAAGAACAAGCATTTCAAAGTAAAGTGTGCACAACTTACTAtggaatattttcaaaattttcataaGCAGAAAATAGTCAAAAATCCAGTatccattttcagatttttcctcctgcatttaaATTGAGAAGATCACCCCTTTTTCCACAGCAATCAGGAAGACATCAATTCACTTTTCTGAACATGCTGCATTAACATACTCCCTCTCCTGGACATGCAGCAACCCTGCAAACAATCTGGTTTGTCCAGGATTGTTCCCTTCccaacctattttttttccccaaaacaaaacaaggggtTGAGGGAGAAAGCTGTACCTGAGCACTTGGAAAAACATCCTCCAAATTTTAATACTGATGAGAATGTAAGAATGTAGTCTTGTCGATTTTGACCTGCAGTATAATCTATGAAATATTTAAGGATACATTACATATTGCATGTAAGcataaaaaatttttattttaaaatttattacttGTTTAGTGTTAACTTTATTCTTAATATCATAATGTTAATTTTCGAGCCATTCTTCTCCTAATATGTATGTgtatcccaagcacaaatccaggctgggtgatgagcggaatgagagcagccctgtggagaaggacttggggatgttggtggatggaaaactgactgtgagccagcaatgtgcgctcacagcccagaaagccaactgtatcctgggctgcatcaagagaagcgtggccagcaggttgagggaggggattctccccctctgcttcactctggtgagaccccacctgcagtgctgtgtccagctctggggcccccaacataagaagggcatggacctgttggagcgggtccagaggaggccacaaagatgatcagagagatggaacacctctcttaagaaaggctgagagagttggggttgttcagcctggagaagagaaggctccagggagaccttatagaggccttccagtacttaaagggggctacaggaaagatagggagggactctttatcacggaatgtagtgataggatgagtgGTATcatttttaaactggaagagggtagatttagattagatataaaggaagaaattctttcctgtgagggcggtgagacactggcacaggttgcccagagcactggtggctgccccctccctggcagtgttcaaggccaggttggacggggctttgaggaacctggtctagtggaaggtgtccctgcccatggaaggaGGGTTGGacctagatgatcttcaaggtcctttccaacccaaaccattctgtgattctatgtccacagtaaaaaacagaaagaatagcAGTCTGATGTCAAAACGTAAACTCgtagaaattaatataaagattTAGAAAAACTAAGACTCCAGTGTATAACTATGATTAAAATAGTTGTTACAAATCCAAGTGTTTGCTCACAATTGCAAATTATACATAAAGAGAATATCGCTAACATTTATTTGTCAGTGTCTGCACATGATCTTGGCTACGCTTCCTTTTGttacaaattaatttcaaacCTGTAAAAGAGAATTAAGGGTCTGGGTTGAAACCTAATTCAAGGTGTGCtgtattttttctgctttgtccAAAATAAAGTTTTCCCATAAAATTGTTTATTCATGGTATCATAAATAATTGCCTGGCAATAGTTCTCCAGAAAGTTTTCTCTGAAGCAAACATTTTCTGATCATTTACTTCCCAAATCACCATTAAATCAGAATGAGGGCTTTGACCTTTTTACTGTACCAGTGTATAAGAAAGACTAGAACATCTTTAATCGTcacttttaacataaaaatacatcTGGACTGGTGAATGCAGTGCAATCAATAATCAGTACTCACCAGGGTCACGTATTTCACAACACCAAATTTCAGTACCATCCTTAAACTTCTAATAAAAAAGTTGATGCTTAAAATGCTTAAGCTGTTAGGCTTAAAAATAATGCCCAGTCCTTCAATAGATGTTTTAAGCCTCTCAATTCTTTTATCAAAAGCCTAGATAAATTATTAAGTTGCTCACATAAACAAATGCCAAAAATCTGTGGCTTGATTTTGTTCAAAATCTTTTGACAATCAAGCAAAAATACATATTAATGCAGTATCTTTGTAAAATGCCACCATTTGTAATACAAGCAAGAGGCctatacttttaaaattcagatttccaTATAACGAGTAATAATATACCACCAAATGTGACTGAGAAATCacacattttcagatttaaaatacagaaacagtatCGTAAACAGATCAACTTGGCACACTAAATAGTTGTAAAGCTCAATACACCTTAGTTACCCAGTTTCACTGATCATACTCAGTGACTCAAGTAGGAGGATAGCTGCAGTTACAGTTTAGCAGCATAAACAAAACCTGTATCTTTTGTGTATTTCAATTTTTAACATATTAATCTTATAGCAACTAcatctattttaaattttcttagcTAAGCTAGATGCCAAGCCACCTTTTCAAAATTAGCTTCATACAGTAAGTTTCCCCTAAAAAGGTTAATAGATCATTCTGTCAAAAGTCATTATGTTGAACAGCCAAAATATTAGTGTCACATGAGCTACAGACACAACTTGATTCTTTTGACCAATTACATACACTTTAAAATCTGAGAAGTGTTTAGCAATATTATTTCTCAGTTCTAAACGCAGTTCATTCCAACCTCCTTTAGCATGTTCAAGACAGCTTTCATTGTTAAAAATTCAATCACACATCTTAAAAGCCAACGTGGCAATTACATTCTTCCATCATGCTGAAGAGTAACTTGCTTCCGTGAGTTTTGATATTCAATGAATCTCAGCTTCCTTACATTACTTGTCTGTGCTCTTCTGAACTGGTATACAAAACCCACTACGGAATTCTTTCGTAAAGATGAAGataaaaaaagagttttcttATCTATAACATGTAAGCTTGCTTTCAGGGCAAAgagtgtttcttttcttctccaagaggGTAGGACATTACATAACATAAAATACAATATATGATAATGCACATGGGCAAATGTTCTTTGCATAATGcaagtatattttaaataaaattttaaaagtcttaacACAGTACGAAGTTTGCAGgtagaaataatatctttttttagaCCAAGTGGTAGAACTGGGAAAAATAAGACACACTTTTGGAGACATAAGCCCCTCCTGTGGTCTGAAGAGCAGCATATTTCAAAGCTTATGAACAAGTGAGAAAATTAAGAAGGGATGGGGGAATAAAAACCAGTATTATTAATATCTTTTCAAAAGTTAACGTGGATATCACCACATTGGTCATAAATCAACAGAAGGTCATTTAACTGCAGAAGAATTacagaacaaaacacaacaaaattaagagttgcagtcaacacTTACCACTTGAATGAGGAATTCTACTGGAAAACCTCCTAGTGTTTCACTATCTGTGcctgaaattttgcttttccacGAAGATTGTCCTAATAAAGGATCACTGTCCTATACAAGAAAGAACAATTAATTTAGTATCTTATTTTTAGAGGGATTTGCTAAAATTTTTATCTTGCTGAATAACCTCAGAAAATTAATCTCAAAAACTGTTTAAGGTAAGAGCTTCAACATGTATCAGACAATATTTCAGTGATTAATATTATATGAAAGAAGTAACTTACTGTAATTGGAGACTGGAGTGAAGGTGTATAAGGCAATCGGGGAGGGGTCATAAAGAACCTTGAAGGCCGTTGTTTCTGTCCAAAGGCAGCGATTGGCATGGTTTCATGAGGCTCGTTACTCTGCAAGACAGGAAAAGGATATACTTCAGATGTCAGATTAATTAATTTTACACACCTTGTGGaatacataatttatttctgGAATCTGGACTAGCCATGCCCATCCATGCCCCAGCACAACAATGTTAAAAGATTAACATATTGCTTTTGGGCTAGCAGGAGCTTCAAAATCATATTCCATTGCTGGAATTTTTCAAAGTGTTATGGCATCACATCAAATAAAACCTGCAAGAATATTTCCAAAAACTCTATTGGCAAGTTGTAGACAAATCATGACTGAAAAGGAGTTCAGCAGAGGCTCCAAACTCAGATCATGACAGAGACTAGACAAGTTATGGACCGTTAGTAGATTCAACACTACCCAAGATACAAAACAACATGACGTTCTCTGAAAAGCTTGCAGTCTAGGTCAGGCTGTTTGGCAGCAACAATTTCTGGAGCTCATAAAGTGGTACAAAAGCCTATGAGCTAGGAAATAATCCCAAATTGTTTGACCAAAGCAACATCCCCAGAGGTAGCTTCATTACCTTAAGAAGTTTCAAAATGAGGTTCAATCAACCACAGGCGTTTCCAGACTTTGGCAAATTAAAAAGGGCCAGGTTTTCTTGAATATTTTCTGCAAATTCTGCCAGGATCCCATAGCAGAATTTTCTTTGGGATCTTACATTACTCGTTAGATTTCTTCATATTAAACTCAGGCTATTATAACAACCTATAATAGTAGGTCTAGTAAATTATTCCAACCTGAGCCATTATGTTTTTATCACAGAGGGTTAGCCTGTTCTATAAAACCATAAACAGTAGAAGCTCATTCCCCTGGAATTTCACATGCATCTGTTATTCTTGTTTCTACTTTATGACAATACCACCTGGATgtaatattttgaattttcttctttttgattaaAGCATACAAttgtagatttttaaattttattttattattatagcTATTTTAAGAATGTGTGTCATTAATACTTACAAGAACTTCATAATCTGGGACTGTGTGTGTTCCAAGACCCGCCCTGTCAAAAGTCACTCTGTATGTAGCATTGAGAGTGTCTACAGCGTCTATTTGTCCAGTGAATAGTCCATCATGGACACCACGCAAacgtgcttaaaaaaaaagaacaaaaacccaaacGTTATAATGCTCTGATACAGTTGAGAAAAATAAACTATACATCTTTTGCAAGTAACCCCTCATATGTATACTTAAAACCCACagattaaatacagaaaaaaaagtaaacccaGAAAAAGAATTGTATGCAATACAAATGCTACCCAAATTTTTGTCAAATTTATCTTTGGAAGTCAAGTATTTCCCAAATCTAATCCTTTGCACTACACATTTATGTCTAAATAAAACACTATTTAATATCCAATACCTCCTGACAGACAGATTTTGCAGACAAAAGTAAATTTCTGGATCATTTTGCACACCATTTATCTTTGATCACTTCCACTGAGGACTGTGTATTTAGCAAAAGACAATGAGGAACGCAGCTCAAGGA
Proteins encoded in this region:
- the LIN9 gene encoding protein lin-9 homolog isoform X2, with translation MPFRNSKRSRLFCEEDDRQINTRSPKRNQKVAMVPQKFNTTMPTPDKKASQKIGLRLRNLLKLPKAHKWCIYEWFYSNIDKPLFEGDNDFCVCLKESFPNLKTRKLTRVEWGKIRRLMGKPRRCSSAFFEEERSALKQKRQKIRLLQQRKVADISQFKDLPEEIPLPLVIGTKVTARLRGVHDGLFTGQIDAVDTLNATYRVTFDRAGLGTHTVPDYEVLSNEPHETMPIAAFGQKQRPSRFFMTPPRLPYTPSLQSPITDSDPLLGQSSWKSKISGTDSETLGGFPVEFLIQVTRLSKILMIKKEHIKQLREMNTEAEKLKSYSMPIGIEFQRRYATIVLDLEQLNKDLNKVLHKVQQYCYELAPDQGLQPADQPTDLRRRCEEEAQEIVRQANSSTTGQLCVESENLTDLISRLTAILLQIKCLAEGGDLNSFEFKSLTDSLNDIKNSIDSSNISCFQNNVEIHVAHIQSGLSQMGNLHAFAANNTNRD
- the LIN9 gene encoding protein lin-9 homolog isoform X5, yielding MHRARQPLKKRRGSFKMAELDQLPDESSSAKALVSLKEGSLSSSWNEKYNSLQKTPIWKSKNAGSAVEMKFNTTMPTPDKKASQKIGLRLRNLLKLPKAHKWCIYEWFYSNIDKPLFEGDNDFCVCLKESFPNLKTRKLTRVEWGKIRRLMGKPRRCSSAFFEEERSALKQKRQKIRLLQQRKVADISQFKDLPEEIPLPLVIGTKVTARLRGVHDGLFTGQIDAVDTLNATYRVTFDRAGLGTHTVPDYEVLSNEPHETMPIAAFGQKQRPSRFFMTPPRLPYTPSLQSPITDSDPLLGQSSWKSKISGTDSETLGGFPVEFLIQVTRLSKILMIKKEHIKQLREMNTEAEKLKSYSMPIGIEFQRRYATIVLDLEQLNKDLNKVLHKVQQYCYELAPDQGLQPADQPTDLRRRCEEEAQEIVRQANSSTTGQLCVESENLTDLISRLTAILLQIKCLAEGGDLNSFEFKSLTDSLNDIKNSIDSSNISCFQNNVEIHVAHIQSGLSQMGNLHAFAANNTNRD
- the LIN9 gene encoding protein lin-9 homolog isoform X1, which gives rise to MHRARQPLKKRRGSFKMAELDQLPDESSSAKALVSLKEGSLSSSWNEKYNSLQKTPIWKSKNAGSAVEMPFRNSKRSRLFCEEDDRQINTRSPKRNQKVAMVPQKFNTTMPTPDKKASQKIGLRLRNLLKLPKAHKWCIYEWFYSNIDKPLFEGDNDFCVCLKESFPNLKTRKLTRVEWGKIRRLMGKPRRCSSAFFEEERSALKQKRQKIRLLQQRKVADISQFKDLPEEIPLPLVIGTKVTARLRGVHDGLFTGQIDAVDTLNATYRVTFDRAGLGTHTVPDYEVLSNEPHETMPIAAFGQKQRPSRFFMTPPRLPYTPSLQSPITDSDPLLGQSSWKSKISGTDSETLGGFPVEFLIQVTRLSKILMIKKEHIKQLREMNTEAEKLKSYSMPIGIEFQRRYATIVLDLEQLNKDLNKVLHKVQQYCYELAPDQGLQPADQPTDLRRRCEEEAQEIVRQANSSTTGQLCVESENLTDLISRLTAILLQIKCLAEGGDLNSFEFKSLTDSLNDIKNSIDSSNISCFQNNVEIHVAHIQSGLSQMGNLHAFAANNTNRD
- the LIN9 gene encoding protein lin-9 homolog isoform X3 produces the protein MKKMAVCSSAKALVSLKEGSLSSSWNEKYNSLQKTPIWKSKNAGSAVEMPFRNSKRSRLFCEEDDRQINTRSPKRNQKVAMVPQKFNTTMPTPDKKASQKIGLRLRNLLKLPKAHKWCIYEWFYSNIDKPLFEGDNDFCVCLKESFPNLKTRKLTRVEWGKIRRLMGKPRRCSSAFFEEERSALKQKRQKIRLLQQRKVADISQFKDLPEEIPLPLVIGTKVTARLRGVHDGLFTGQIDAVDTLNATYRVTFDRAGLGTHTVPDYEVLSNEPHETMPIAAFGQKQRPSRFFMTPPRLPYTPSLQSPITDSDPLLGQSSWKSKISGTDSETLGGFPVEFLIQVTRLSKILMIKKEHIKQLREMNTEAEKLKSYSMPIGIEFQRRYATIVLDLEQLNKDLNKVLHKVQQYCYELAPDQGLQPADQPTDLRRRCEEEAQEIVRQANSSTTGQLCVESENLTDLISRLTAILLQIKCLAEGGDLNSFEFKSLTDSLNDIKNSIDSSNISCFQNNVEIHVAHIQSGLSQMGNLHAFAANNTNRD